Proteins encoded by one window of Ovis canadensis isolate MfBH-ARS-UI-01 breed Bighorn chromosome 14, ARS-UI_OviCan_v2, whole genome shotgun sequence:
- the COX4I1 gene encoding cytochrome c oxidase subunit 4 isoform 1, mitochondrial, giving the protein MLATRVFSLIGRRAISTSVCVRAHGSVVKSEDYALPSYVDRRDYPLPDVAHVKNLSASQKALKEKEKASWSSLSIEEKVELYRLKFKESFAEMNRSTNEWKTVVGAAMFFIGFTALLLIWEKHYVYGPIPHTFEEEWVAKQTKRMLDMKVAPVQGFSAKWDYDKNEWKK; this is encoded by the exons atgttGGCGACCAGAGTATTTAGCCTGATTGGCAGGCGTGCAATTTCCACCTCGGTGTGTGTTCGGGCCCATG GAAGTGTTGTAAAGAGTGAAGATTATGCTCTCCCGAGTTATGTGGACCGGCGTGACTACCCCTTGCCCGACGTGGCCCACGtcaagaacctgtctgccagccAGAAGGCcttgaaggagaaggagaaggcttcctggagcagCCTCTCCATCGAAGAGAAAGTTGAAC TGTACCGCCTTAAGTTCAAGGAGAGCTTTGCTGAGATGAACAGGAGCACAAACGAGTGGAAGACGGTGGTGGGCGCGGCCATGTTCTTCATCGGCTTCACCGCGCTCCTCCTCATCTGGGAGAAGCACTATG TGTACGGCCCCATCCCGCACACCTTTGAAGAGGAGTGGGTGGCCAAGCAGACCAAGAGGATGCTCGACATGAAGGTGGCCCCCGTCCAGGGCTTCTCGGCCAAGTGGGACTACGACAAGAACGAGTGGAAGAAGTGA